The Bacteroidales bacterium genomic sequence GATGATAATTTTATCAGGAAAACTCCATTCATTGCAAATTGATCAATTAAACGGCGGGTCATTATGGCTCGCCTTTTAACATTACACACGGACTGAGGGCATCCTGTTTTTTCAATCGTCTATGATGTTACTCGCATGTCGAACTACTTTTTGCCCGCGAAGAACCCAAACCTCAGTAAAAAGCTCATGAGGCTCTGCCGAATAATTGTGTATGACCGGCTGTTGGTAACAGTATTATTTTTATAGGATTTTATTTATATCTTGCCTTCCGATAATCGCCATAATTTCAACAATATCATTATTTATTCTATAGTAAATGCTATCCGATCCACAAACACAACGTCTGTAACCCGTCCTAATATAATCTACTGATTCAAATGAAAATGGTCTTTGAGCAATAATATCAAAATATTCAAAAAAAGTATTGAAATATTTGTCAGCTTGAGAAAGTCCAAACTTTTCAACCCCATAATGATGAATACGGATTAAATCTTCTTTAGCATCATTACTTAATCTATACTTGGCCATTAAGTAAAGACTTTGATTGCTTTAATATTTCTTCGCTTGTATTATCAGTAAAGCCACTTTTCTCAGATCGGTCGAGTTTCGCCCTGATCCAGTCAATTTGAACTTGCTGCTTTCTTGCTTGCCTAATCAAATCATTGATGAGTTCACTTTTGCTTGAATACTCTTCATTTTCCAACTGTGCCTTTAACCACTCATCATTAGGTTTCGTAAAAGATATACTTTGCCTTGCCATAATCTTTATTTTGATGCAAATTTACATCAAAATTGAATCAGATCCAAATTTATCTAATATTGTTGCCAATGTTACTGTGTAGGCACAGTTAGGCTTCGGGAGCGTATCAGTGTCAAGTTTACACCCACCGCTGAGCGATAAGTCATCTGAAAATTGAGGAGTCAAGTAGATGGCTGAGCTTGCCCGAGGTAGGCAACGATGGTTGCAGACCCACGGTCAAGAGCATTGTGCTTATACATTGTACGACTTGTGCGCTGTACTTTTATGTTGAATATAATGAGAACTCCAAATTGTTTATCCATTTTTTCGTCTACAAATCGAACTCTATCATTTTCTCTAAGCATAGTAATATTATTTGTATTGTTTTAATTCATTAAGTTGCCATTGCCGTTCTTGTGTAACTTTATCCAACTGGTCAGGAAATGCCAATTGTATCGTTTTTATAGCATAATCAGAACAAACCATTGCATGTTCTCTCATATGGCCAACACCGACAGCTTGTCCAACTGTCCTAATTGCATTTTTCGCTATTTCAGATTTACATTGTCGGGCAACTTCATGTATTTTGAATCCTGCTTGCCTGACTTCATGAACTGAGGCATTTCCGATTTGCCATAGCTCATTAATTTTAAATCCATTTTCTATTGCGGTCATATCAATTTTCTCAGATTCAGTAAATGACAGAACATGTTTTGCACATTTTATCGCCCATTTAGCTAAATTAATCAGGCTTGTTTGCTCAAAAAGTTCATCAATCTCAGCGCGCAAATTAGTGTTGTCTATTATCTTAATTTTGGTTTTCGTTGCCATAATTTATCAGGTAGCATTTTTTTAAATTGCCCATAACGCTCTCCGGTATACGATGTTGCCGTTTCGAAGCGCTTACTGGTCGGTTTACCCACTAATGAAGCCAAGTGAGCTGACATTAGCACCCGCACTGCACGGCAATTGCGTATGACCGGTTGTTGCGGGTCGTTGTTTTATAATACTCCATCCTTTCTTGTACTTTCTTTAAATTCAAAACCCTCTAAGTAGGAGATTTTCCATTTGTTTGACTCTTTTGAAACTTTAAATCTCATTTTATAATTTTCCATTCCTTCACACTCATTTTCCTTATTACCACATTTAAAGTAATATTCACAACTATTCTTATCAGAACTTATTAATTCAATAGTACCTTGTTCTAATGTAAAGGTTTCTTGACCATTCCACCAAGGACTATAATCATTTGCAAAAATAAACGTGGGAAGATCACCAACGAGCCATGTGTCATATTCACCATTCCTTAGTCCTTTGTCAAGGGTTAAAATGATTTGATTATAATTTTCAATGAATTCATCAGTAAAAAAGTTGGTTTGCTTTAGTAGTTCAAGGTTTTTCCTATGTGCAGCTAAATCAAAACCAATGTAAACACTATCCTTGCTGTCAGTAACTACCGGTAAAAGGCCAATTGAATTTTTTGAATCACCCCATTCCAGAACTTGTATTATTAAGTTCTTAATTTGAGCTTCATCTTTCTTTGATGGATTTTGATTATTACAACTAAATAAAACAAATCCAAGGATTATAATTTTAAAATATCTCATTGCATTTTTATTAGTAAGTGAATCTGTTATTCTACAATGACCGCTAACTCATTAATAGGTGCACATTATGTACTACTAAACACTGTTTTTGGATGTTTAGAAGCACATTTTGTATTCCTAAAAAAAATTGCAATTGTTCACTTCCGGGTGCGCACGGCGACCGTCAGTCACATCGCTTACCTCTACCTTTTTCACCTATCACCCTCACATGAATTGACTGGCAGTTTGTTACGGGCTTTTCCGAAATTTAGAAAACTTTTGAGAACTGGCAAAATTAAACACGAATATTTAGATTTTTAAAAGTCAAAATGCATCTACAGGCTTCTTACCCATCTCCTCGAAGGAGAGGGGCAGGGGTGAGGTGTTACGATAGACTATCTGCCTACGGCAGTTTGAAACCATAAACACCAAGGACACAAAGAACACTAAGTGCACTGACTGCCGATGGCAGTCTGGCTGTTCCTCTGCGTCTCTGAGCCTCTGCGAGAAACCGCCGGAGGCCAACTGCCGCAGGCAAAAAGCTAAAAAATGCTCTTTGCGAGGAACTGCCTGTGCGGGCAGATTGCTTCGTCGCAATACATTATTACTATAATCAGTTATTTTCCAGCTCCTCGCAATGACGGGCTTTGTAAGGCCTCTCCATCTCTGAGTCTCTGAGCCCGCCGGAGTTATATTACGCCCGGGGATAAATTACCAGCTTTTGTCCCTGCCTGAGAGAGGTTCCTGAAATCCGGTTCCACTTCTTGATACTTGAAACGGAAACATGGTAACGCTGGGCGATTACCGACATGCATTCTCCGTATTTAACCCGGTGAACTACATAATCCGGTGTTTTCAGGAGATTTTCACATTCCTTTTGGTAGAATACACTGTTATAGGCATAAATGGAATCACGCATGGCCACAAAGCGTTCTTTATCGGAGGCTGACAGATTCAACACAAATTGTCTCTTGTTATCGGAGGGCACGAAATCTTTGATATACTGAGGATTGATCATTTTCAGGGTATTCACGTCGATGCAAAGAACCTCTGCCACCTGGTTGAAGTGAAGGTTCCGGTCTATTTTAATTGTATCCATTTTCTCCGGCAGATCAGAGGGAACGGGTGTAATACCATGAGCTTTATAATAGTTAAATGCATACGCGGCACCTATAAAGCCGGGTACATAACCCCTGGTCTCCCTGGGCAGGTATTTATAGATTTCCCAAAAGCTTCTTTTCCCGCCGGATCGTGCAATAGCCCTGTTAACGTTACCTGGTCCGCAATTGTAGGCAGCCAAGGCTAATTGCCAGTCGTTAAACTGTGCATACAGATCACCCAGGTACCTGACTGCTGCTACGGTAGATTCCTGGATTCCACGCCGCTCATCCATGTACCCGTTAATAACCAATCCATGTTGCAATCCTGTACTTCGTATAAATTGCCATAAACCGGCTGCATGAGCCTTTGAAGTGGCTGCGGGGTTCAATGCAGATTCAATAACCGGCAGGTATTTCAATTCCTGTGGATAGTTAAAACTATCGAGGACCTCTTCAAAAATCGGGAAATAAAACGAACTTAAACCCAGCATCACACCGAGTTTGTCCTGGAGCTTAACCGTATAGAGTTCAATAAATCGTCTGACTGTCGGGTTATACGTCATATCAAAAGTGAACGGCAATGCGCTCAACCGCTTCATATAAATGGAGTCCGGGATATAGGAACCGGGAATGAACTGGTCGCCTTCAGTAAGGAGAAACAGGCTGTCCGAAAAACCCAATGTATCATTATTGGTAAACAAGGTATCAGTATGTGAAAACAGAATGGAATCGATCCTGGATAACAGGGAATCGCTTTCAGATTGCGCCTTTGAAAAGGAAACGAAAAGTAAACAAGCGATGAAAAGGGCTAAAGATCTTTTTTTCATGGACATGCGAATAGTTGAAAAACGGGTTCAATATAAGCATATTTACGAAAGGCGCGTGGATTAGGTTATGATTCCAAATGTTAAAGTTTTTTCGTTTTCAATGATCCGGCCTGAAACTGATTACTGGTCGCCGTTTAATGTCAGGGATTGTGATTATTCAAGTTTATATTCGTAGGGTAACCAATCAGCGATTCGTTTATTAGCCAGTTCTCCGTACCATTGAACCGATTGGGGGTCAAAGTAACCGTTAAAATCAAAATATAGTTTTGGAGTCAGAATATTCATGAAGCTGAATTTTTGATAATAATGGATTCTTAAATTTCCCAAATTCCAAATATATTTCTGGCCTTTGGTTTCCTGCATGACTATGTTTTTAAAACTAAGTTTTCGATTGGTGGAATCAACTATTGTAAAACCGGTAGACGTAGAATCCTCAGAATATAGTGTTCTGAATAAATGCATCCTGGAACCCAGATAGGTTAATTTTCTTTGCCTGTCATAGTACCGCTGTGATCTACCTTTAAATGTCAGGGAATCATCAAAAAGAATTCTGCCAGAAAAGTAAATACGCTCAGTTTTTTTATAGTATTCAAACAAGTCTAAGTAATAGATTATATTGTAACCTAATGATCTGTTCTCAATTAGTAATGGTTTTACAGTGAATGCTTTTAAGGTATCCTCATCGGAGAAATAATTGAATGATATATCAGCCTCATTGATGATCTTGCAGTTCTCAGAATTTTCTGTTGTGCCAAGAAAAGCATCCTTGAATAGTTTCAAATTTTCTTCTCTTTTCTTAATTATTGAATCCGCATGAATAACTATTTCTTCGATCTCGTAAACCTTAGGCTTCAGATAAATTTTAAGCAGTGAATCTGCCGAATAAACCGAAACTTCGGAAGAATAATAGCCAATGGCACTTATGGTCAATGGCATAGTACTGTATTTGGATACATTCAGAGTAAAATTACCATTTTGGTCAGTAGTTTTACCTGCGAATGTCCCGCTAAAATATACAGAGGCAAATTCAATAGGTTCTTTCGTTTGAATATCTTTAACTGTACCTCTAATTATCTGACAATTGGATGTAATAAAACAGGAAAAACAAAATAAAAATGTAATAATCTTTTTCATCTGATAATGTAATACTTCATATTCTTCAGGCGACATAAGTCCGGTAAAAGGTAATAACACAACCATCTAATAGATAATTCCCTTTTTAAAATCAAGTAATATAAGGAATTTTTTGTTTTTTGACATAACACCCAACATAAAAGGTGCATAAATACAGGATTCTATGAAAACTATGGGTATTCAAAACCAAATGAAACATGTTCCAATTTGTTTCTTTTGAATTGATATATGGAATAATAGGTTGGATAATTATATCGCATCAAGAAAGCAGATGTTTTGTAATTGTCAATTCGGTATTTGAGGATTTCTGTCTCATCGTAATTCTCAATACTTAAAGCTTGCCCTTTAATCTGAATTAATTTGGCCTTTGAAATTCCTAACTTAATTTTACTTTCAGTTGTGAAATAATCTATATTCACATTAATTGTCTTGTCCATATTATATAAGGAATCAATGAATGAACTAAGGTTGATCTCTGCGATTAAATCAGCATTTGAACCTGAATGAAAGATTAAAGTAGCTATTTCAGTTTTATGTTTATTTACCAAAGTTATTTTTGCACCGGTACCAGTATAATCAATTTTTTTTATGAAATCTGGAATAATTGATCTTATTGAAATTGAATCCTGCAACTTTATTCCGGATATTGAAGTATCTGGTTTAAACTCTTTATGCTGTGCAGCACTATTAATTTCGAAAATAACGAATAATAAAGCCAATATAATTTTCATTGGATACTTAAATTATAATATTTGGCTCGGTCACTTTTAAATGATATTCACCGATGCTTTTTTTATAAAGTCTCCCGTCTTCATATATTCGAAGATAAAGTTTTTCAAAAACGTTAAACTTGCCTCTTTTATTCTCATAATACCTGATGGGTTTATCCTGATCATACACTATTAACTCAAAATTATCCTTGTTTCTTAAATACCTGACAGGTTTATAATTGTCATAATATAGTTTAATCTTATCAAGGGAATTAAATGGCAATATCAAGTGTAATAAATCATCCTTATTCACAATAGAATCAGGTTGATTTGATTTTATTGTCACTACATAAAGTTCACCACCTGAAGGAGGAATCCACCAAAATCCTTTTTTACAATTAATCTTGCCAATCTCTATTGAATCATTAACCTGCTTATAATTGCCTTTTTCAAGAACCTCATATTTAAAGAGGACAGGTGGGACACAATCAATTGAATCCATTGGACAATCTTTAACCTGTGTTTCATATACATATCTGTATTCCCAGTAATCGAATTCCTTTTCTTTTATGATCTTAAATAATACATCATCTCGTGAAAAGGTACAGTTGGGAACTGTCTTAAAAGAACTCATTTTTATAATAGTATCCTGCGATGAAGCGATCACATTAAATAAGATTAGCATCAATATAATAAATGGTGTTTTCAAATTTTACTGTTTGTGGTTTTGTTCACTTCCGGGTGCGCACAGCGACCGTCAGTCCCATTGCTTACTTCAACCTCTTTTCCCCTATCGCCCTCACTGAATTGACTGGCAGTTTGTTATGGAGTGTTTTCCGAAAGATAGCAAAAAATCAACCACAAAGGCACCAAGGCACAAAGAATTTTTGTGATTGAACCTTATAACCAGCGAGGATACGAAAAGTGTTGTTGAATTACGCTTTAAGGCAGTAATTAAATGCCTGCGGCATTTTGGCATATTAACATGAAGCACGCGAAGCTCACAAAGCACACGAAGCACACAAAGATAAAATATAGCCACGAAGGTACGAAACACGAAAAGTTTTTTTGAGTTTGATAGACTTCAAGGCACTAAGAAATGCCTGCGGCATTCTATAGGGGATAGTGAGGCAGTCGTATAAGTCCTAGGTCCCATAGGTCTCATAATTCCTTAAT encodes the following:
- a CDS encoding type II toxin-antitoxin system RelE/ParE family toxin, which produces MAKYRLSNDAKEDLIRIHHYGVEKFGLSQADKYFNTFFEYFDIIAQRPFSFESVDYIRTGYRRCVCGSDSIYYRINNDIVEIMAIIGRQDINKIL
- a CDS encoding transglycosylase SLT domain-containing protein, producing the protein MKKRSLALFIACLLFVSFSKAQSESDSLLSRIDSILFSHTDTLFTNNDTLGFSDSLFLLTEGDQFIPGSYIPDSIYMKRLSALPFTFDMTYNPTVRRFIELYTVKLQDKLGVMLGLSSFYFPIFEEVLDSFNYPQELKYLPVIESALNPAATSKAHAAGLWQFIRSTGLQHGLVINGYMDERRGIQESTVAAVRYLGDLYAQFNDWQLALAAYNCGPGNVNRAIARSGGKRSFWEIYKYLPRETRGYVPGFIGAAYAFNYYKAHGITPVPSDLPEKMDTIKIDRNLHFNQVAEVLCIDVNTLKMINPQYIKDFVPSDNKRQFVLNLSASDKERFVAMRDSIYAYNSVFYQKECENLLKTPDYVVHRVKYGECMSVIAQRYHVSVSSIKKWNRISGTSLRQGQKLVIYPRA
- a CDS encoding carboxypeptidase-like regulatory domain-containing protein, encoding MKKIITFLFCFSCFITSNCQIIRGTVKDIQTKEPIEFASVYFSGTFAGKTTDQNGNFTLNVSKYSTMPLTISAIGYYSSEVSVYSADSLLKIYLKPKVYEIEEIVIHADSIIKKREENLKLFKDAFLGTTENSENCKIINEADISFNYFSDEDTLKAFTVKPLLIENRSLGYNIIYYLDLFEYYKKTERIYFSGRILFDDSLTFKGRSQRYYDRQRKLTYLGSRMHLFRTLYSEDSTSTGFTIVDSTNRKLSFKNIVMQETKGQKYIWNLGNLRIHYYQKFSFMNILTPKLYFDFNGYFDPQSVQWYGELANKRIADWLPYEYKLE